The following proteins are co-located in the Alcaligenes faecalis genome:
- the rfaE2 gene encoding D-glycero-beta-D-manno-heptose 1-phosphate adenylyltransferase codes for MSARFEAKVLGLDALREAVQQGRVARPLVFTNGVFDILHRGHVSYLDEAAQLGASLIVGVNTDASVRRLNKGPERPINPEQDRAALLAALACVDAVVLFDEDTPEALIAALRPDLIVKGGDYDMEALPETALVRSWGGDAVAIPFEFQRSTTALVQKLRD; via the coding sequence ATGAGCGCACGTTTCGAGGCCAAGGTATTGGGCCTGGATGCCTTGCGTGAAGCGGTGCAGCAGGGGCGCGTGGCGCGCCCGCTGGTCTTTACCAACGGTGTATTTGATATCTTGCACCGTGGGCATGTCAGCTATCTGGACGAGGCGGCTCAGTTAGGCGCTTCGCTGATTGTGGGTGTGAATACTGATGCCTCGGTGCGACGTCTGAACAAGGGGCCGGAACGCCCCATCAACCCTGAACAGGATCGTGCCGCTTTGCTGGCTGCGCTGGCTTGTGTGGATGCGGTGGTCTTGTTTGACGAAGACACACCCGAAGCCTTGATCGCGGCACTGCGTCCAGACCTGATCGTCAAGGGCGGCGACTACGATATGGAAGCCTTGCCCGAAACGGCTTTGGTGCGTAGCTGGGGGGGCGATGCGGTCGCCATTCCTTTTGAGTTCCAGCGTTCCACGACAGCACTGGTCCAGAAGCTGCGCGACTAA
- a CDS encoding ABC transporter substrate-binding protein yields the protein MMPPLPATYRLQHPKVSVWSELELWGLLCLFALLLGLPILTQAQEQDAPPTPTVAPARAISLAPHITEILFAAGAQDHLIAVDSSSDYPPAAKDLPRIGDALRVNPERLLELKPDQVWAWQANQIGPELQHQLQQTQISLIFAAPEKLDDISAFIRLAGDSLDTADVAVPMAALLDNQIAALRQNSLLGETVSVFLEIGSEPLYTLARDPLMQDVLTTCKAQNIYAHHAAVAPTISLEDVLHKRPQVVIMAYRDPAQLRARHLFWEKHLGLSPHALLNLNPDALYRPGPRLIEATRELCEQLDRYRNLTF from the coding sequence ATGATGCCCCCTTTGCCTGCGACTTATCGTCTTCAACACCCGAAGGTCTCTGTCTGGAGCGAATTGGAGCTATGGGGATTGCTTTGCCTGTTCGCCCTGCTGTTGGGATTGCCCATCCTGACGCAAGCGCAGGAACAAGACGCCCCACCCACACCCACTGTCGCTCCAGCCCGCGCGATCAGTCTGGCCCCTCACATCACTGAGATCCTGTTTGCCGCGGGTGCTCAAGACCATTTGATCGCCGTAGACAGTTCCAGTGACTACCCCCCTGCCGCCAAGGATCTGCCCCGCATTGGGGACGCCTTGCGCGTGAACCCCGAACGGCTGCTGGAGCTGAAACCCGATCAAGTCTGGGCCTGGCAAGCCAACCAAATCGGGCCTGAATTACAGCACCAGCTACAGCAGACCCAGATCAGCCTGATCTTTGCCGCCCCTGAGAAACTGGACGATATTTCCGCTTTTATCCGTCTGGCAGGTGACAGCCTGGATACCGCTGATGTCGCTGTTCCAATGGCTGCCCTGTTGGACAATCAGATTGCTGCCCTGCGTCAGAACAGCCTCTTGGGCGAGACTGTCAGCGTGTTTCTGGAAATCGGCTCCGAGCCTTTGTACACCTTGGCACGTGACCCCTTAATGCAAGATGTCCTGACCACCTGCAAGGCGCAAAACATCTATGCTCACCATGCCGCCGTCGCCCCCACCATCAGTCTGGAAGACGTGCTGCACAAGCGCCCGCAAGTGGTCATCATGGCCTACCGTGATCCGGCCCAACTGCGCGCCCGCCATCTGTTCTGGGAAAAGCATCTGGGGCTCAGCCCCCACGCTTTGCTGAACCTGAACCCGGATGCCTTGTACCGCCCCGGCCCCAGGCTGATAGAGGCGACTCGCGAACTATGTGAGCAGTTGGATCGCTATCGCAACCTGACGTTTTAA
- a CDS encoding TolC family outer membrane protein has product MTSLRLALLCLFALSSTAQSQDLLQAWNQALAREPQFGAAQAAQQADQEQVPQSRAPLLPQISAIGTVERQERRQTSQLSNQHSSDRAAWTLTLSQAVYNRNAWARYERAQLLAQGADVQLALDRQDLMLRVSQRYFDVLAAQDTLSTLKAQQAAIDEQLRAADLNFQLGGTTITDAYEAKSRLDLTRASVLQAENTLQVAQDKLAALTLERYDTLARLREPLRLPAPQPANLQDWLDQSSQSGLRVVLADIKARAAQEQLKSTQALHEPTLALKAQTGSGSDQTLFGQAGGGPRSLNSALGLELSIPIFRGGETSSQVREQSSRLQQARYDHQFAIQQSIQQTRQYFSGVTTGLDRVQALEAATKSSQDALEANKLAYEVGVRVNIDVLNAQQQLYEAQRSLAQARYEVLMNSLRLKAASGTLSENDLRAVNDLLEPAS; this is encoded by the coding sequence ATGACCTCCTTGCGCCTGGCGCTGCTCTGCCTATTTGCCTTAAGCAGCACCGCCCAGTCGCAAGATCTGCTGCAAGCCTGGAACCAAGCCCTGGCACGTGAACCGCAATTTGGCGCAGCGCAGGCTGCACAGCAAGCCGATCAAGAACAAGTGCCTCAAAGTCGGGCACCATTGTTGCCACAGATCAGCGCCATCGGCACAGTTGAACGGCAAGAGCGCCGTCAAACCAGCCAGTTATCCAATCAGCACTCCAGCGACCGAGCCGCCTGGACGCTCACGCTGAGCCAAGCGGTTTACAACCGCAATGCCTGGGCCCGTTACGAACGCGCCCAATTACTGGCGCAGGGTGCCGATGTTCAACTGGCACTGGACCGACAAGATTTGATGCTACGCGTCAGCCAACGCTATTTTGATGTGCTGGCAGCACAAGATACGCTATCCACCCTGAAAGCCCAGCAAGCTGCCATTGACGAGCAACTGCGCGCCGCTGACCTGAACTTTCAACTGGGTGGCACCACGATTACCGATGCCTACGAAGCCAAGTCGCGCCTGGACCTAACTCGAGCCAGCGTCTTGCAGGCTGAAAATACCCTGCAGGTGGCCCAGGACAAGCTGGCTGCACTGACGCTGGAGCGGTATGACACTCTGGCTCGCCTGCGGGAGCCTTTACGTCTACCCGCCCCACAGCCTGCGAATCTGCAAGACTGGCTGGATCAGTCCAGCCAATCTGGTTTACGCGTGGTGCTGGCCGATATCAAGGCCCGCGCCGCCCAGGAGCAACTGAAAAGCACCCAGGCCCTGCACGAGCCAACCCTGGCCCTGAAAGCCCAAACCGGCAGCGGTAGCGACCAGACTTTGTTTGGCCAGGCGGGCGGTGGCCCACGTTCGCTGAACAGCGCGTTGGGTCTGGAACTAAGCATCCCGATTTTCCGTGGCGGCGAAACCAGCTCGCAAGTTCGTGAACAAAGCTCGCGCCTGCAACAAGCCCGCTACGATCATCAATTCGCCATTCAGCAATCCATCCAGCAGACGCGTCAGTACTTCTCTGGCGTCACCACGGGTCTGGACCGTGTGCAAGCCCTGGAAGCAGCCACCAAGTCCAGCCAGGATGCTCTGGAGGCCAACAAGCTGGCCTACGAAGTCGGTGTGCGTGTCAATATCGACGTGCTCAATGCCCAGCAGCAGCTTTACGAAGCACAACGCAGCTTGGCTCAGGCCCGTTATGAGGTTCTGATGAACAGCCTGCGCTTGAAAGCAGCCAGCGGCACACTGAGCGAAAACGACCTGCGTGCTGTCAACGATCTGCTTGAACCGGCATCCTGA
- a CDS encoding 5'-methylthioadenosine/adenosylhomocysteine nucleosidase: MPTLGIIVAMREELEIVLERLQEPQTIQRAGMDFHRGSYLGKPVVAVVCGVGKVNAAACTQMLISEFAVGSIINIGIAGAVEPSIRPGDIVIADTLVQHDVELKALGLTPGQVFRLDTFDFPTDPTLLAIAQTAAQQIEGHQVHTGRIVTGDQFIACNDKIQWLSATFNALACEMESGAIAQVCYLNTVPFVCIRSISDNANNEAHMDFDTFLPIAVNNASTLLHAMVPSC; the protein is encoded by the coding sequence ATGCCTACACTTGGAATTATTGTCGCCATGCGCGAGGAGCTGGAGATTGTGCTGGAACGCTTGCAAGAGCCCCAGACCATCCAGCGCGCCGGCATGGACTTTCATCGCGGCAGCTATCTGGGCAAGCCCGTTGTGGCCGTGGTCTGTGGCGTAGGCAAGGTCAATGCCGCAGCTTGCACCCAGATGCTGATCTCGGAATTTGCCGTGGGCAGCATCATCAATATCGGCATTGCCGGTGCAGTTGAGCCCAGCATCCGGCCAGGCGATATCGTCATTGCCGATACCCTGGTCCAGCACGATGTAGAGCTCAAAGCCCTGGGCCTGACGCCGGGACAGGTTTTCCGCCTGGACACTTTTGATTTTCCGACTGACCCCACTTTGCTGGCGATCGCTCAAACTGCCGCCCAACAGATTGAAGGGCATCAGGTCCATACGGGCCGCATTGTTACCGGCGACCAATTTATCGCCTGTAACGATAAAATACAGTGGTTAAGCGCCACCTTTAATGCCTTAGCCTGCGAAATGGAAAGTGGCGCCATTGCCCAGGTGTGCTATCTGAATACTGTACCTTTTGTCTGTATACGCAGCATTTCAGACAATGCCAACAACGAAGCACACATGGACTTTGACACCTTTTTGCCCATCGCTGTCAATAACGCCAGCACCTTGCTCCATGCAATGGTGCCGTCTTGCTAA
- a CDS encoding ferritin-like domain-containing protein yields the protein MLYHDLFKSMEAVRWNFAHDIPWDDFDGSKLTDEQAYTIKMNAITEWAALPATEMFLRDNKDDSDFCAFMSVWFFEEQKHSLVLIEYLRRFRPELMPTEEELHKVRFDFDPAPAMETLMLHFCGEVRLNHWYRRAADWHTEPVIKAIYKIVAQDEARHAGAYLRYMKRALVHKGQEFGLQARLAFSKIGVLMASAHRTAQALHPTNLHVNKAMFPDDTVQSKLPSPGWLENWLDTQICFDKEWEHKVSSRILHNMSLLMGSSFETVQELNRYRKDLARQVGSDSTLVQA from the coding sequence ATGCTTTACCATGACTTATTTAAATCCATGGAAGCGGTGCGCTGGAATTTTGCGCATGACATACCGTGGGATGACTTTGATGGCAGCAAGCTCACAGACGAGCAAGCCTACACCATCAAAATGAACGCCATTACCGAGTGGGCCGCCTTGCCGGCTACCGAAATGTTCCTGCGTGACAATAAAGATGACAGCGACTTTTGCGCCTTTATGTCCGTGTGGTTCTTTGAAGAGCAAAAGCACTCGTTGGTTCTGATCGAATACCTGCGCCGCTTCCGCCCCGAACTGATGCCTACCGAAGAAGAGCTGCATAAAGTGCGCTTTGACTTTGATCCGGCCCCCGCCATGGAAACGCTGATGCTGCACTTTTGCGGCGAAGTGCGTCTGAACCACTGGTACCGCCGCGCTGCTGACTGGCACACCGAGCCTGTGATCAAGGCCATCTATAAGATCGTGGCTCAGGACGAGGCCCGTCACGCCGGTGCTTACCTGCGCTACATGAAGCGTGCTCTGGTGCACAAGGGTCAGGAATTTGGCCTGCAAGCCCGTTTGGCTTTCTCCAAGATCGGTGTTCTGATGGCCTCGGCGCATCGTACCGCTCAGGCCTTGCACCCCACCAACTTGCACGTGAACAAAGCCATGTTCCCGGATGATACGGTGCAGTCCAAGCTGCCATCGCCCGGCTGGCTGGAAAACTGGCTGGATACGCAGATTTGCTTCGACAAGGAATGGGAGCACAAGGTCAGCTCGCGCATCTTGCACAATATGTCGCTGCTGATGGGCAGCTCCTTTGAAACCGTGCAGGAATTGAACCGCTACCGCAAGGATCTGGCCCGTCAGGTCGGTTCTGATTCGACGCTGGTGCAGGCTTGA
- the thiD gene encoding bifunctional hydroxymethylpyrimidine kinase/phosphomethylpyrimidine kinase — MIPNTLTIAGVDPSGGAGILADVKAMSALGAYATAVIAALTAQNTQGVTGISPVPADFVRQQIDTLFADVRIDGVKIGMLGQEAVTTVVAERMAHFKPTHLVLDPVMIAKSGDHLLEKSAVHALREQLVPQCTMITPNLPEAGVLLDARPVETVKEMRQAAERLRRLMNHSDQRWVFLKGGHLPGSDCIDLLHDGDKMIEMPAKRIDTANTHGTGCTLSAALAALLPQYSNVPDAALAAKKYLYEAIARSGELTVGSGHGPVHHFHKLWPSS, encoded by the coding sequence ATGATTCCCAATACGCTGACCATTGCCGGAGTTGACCCCTCCGGCGGCGCCGGTATTCTGGCTGATGTCAAAGCCATGAGCGCCCTGGGTGCTTATGCCACCGCTGTGATTGCCGCGTTGACGGCACAAAATACCCAAGGGGTCACCGGGATCAGCCCCGTTCCTGCCGACTTTGTGCGCCAGCAAATTGACACGCTGTTTGCCGATGTGCGCATTGATGGCGTCAAGATCGGCATGTTGGGCCAGGAGGCCGTCACCACCGTGGTGGCCGAACGCATGGCCCACTTCAAGCCCACGCACCTGGTGCTGGACCCGGTAATGATCGCCAAAAGCGGCGATCACCTGCTGGAAAAGTCGGCTGTCCATGCCTTGCGCGAGCAACTGGTGCCCCAGTGCACCATGATCACGCCCAATCTACCCGAAGCTGGTGTCCTGCTGGACGCCCGCCCGGTAGAAACCGTCAAGGAAATGCGTCAGGCTGCCGAGCGCCTGCGTCGCCTGATGAATCACAGCGATCAGCGTTGGGTGTTTCTGAAAGGTGGCCACCTACCCGGCTCGGACTGCATAGACCTGTTGCACGATGGTGACAAGATGATCGAAATGCCCGCCAAACGTATTGATACGGCCAATACGCACGGCACCGGCTGCACCTTGTCGGCTGCGCTGGCCGCCCTGCTGCCCCAATACAGCAATGTGCCTGATGCTGCCCTGGCTGCCAAAAAGTACCTGTACGAAGCCATTGCCCGTTCGGGTGAACTGACAGTGGGCAGCGGACACGGTCCAGTGCATCACTTCCATAAACTGTGGCCATCGTCCTGA
- a CDS encoding protein-L-isoaspartate O-methyltransferase — MNHIALSELERARYYMVEQQIRPWNVSDENVLQALVEVQRERFVPSSLRSSAFSDTELPLIINAVDTHETMLSPKVEARLAQELLLQPSDGVLEIGTGSGYQAALLAHLAQQVTSIEIDSKLAAFAQENLQRNNVRNVKVEVGDAHAGWGTTEYDAILVTGSVPTIPDALKYQLCIGGRLVVVVGQNPVMTAVRITRTSAASFETTPLFDTWIKPLRGTAVSQFRF; from the coding sequence ATGAACCATATTGCGCTGTCTGAACTCGAACGTGCCCGTTACTACATGGTGGAACAACAGATCCGTCCCTGGAACGTATCCGACGAAAACGTGCTGCAAGCATTGGTCGAGGTCCAGCGCGAACGCTTTGTTCCCTCGTCTTTGCGCTCTTCGGCCTTTTCGGACACCGAGCTGCCACTGATCATCAATGCCGTGGACACGCACGAAACCATGCTTTCGCCCAAAGTGGAAGCTCGACTGGCTCAAGAGCTGCTTTTGCAACCAAGCGACGGTGTGCTGGAAATTGGTACCGGCTCGGGCTATCAGGCCGCTTTGCTGGCGCACCTGGCCCAACAAGTCACCTCCATCGAGATTGACAGCAAACTGGCCGCTTTTGCCCAGGAAAACCTGCAGCGCAACAATGTGCGCAATGTCAAAGTTGAAGTGGGCGATGCGCATGCCGGCTGGGGCACCACCGAGTACGACGCCATTCTGGTCACCGGCTCCGTGCCCACCATTCCTGATGCCTTGAAGTACCAACTCTGTATCGGGGGCCGTCTGGTGGTGGTGGTCGGTCAAAACCCGGTTATGACAGCGGTACGTATCACACGCACCAGCGCGGCCAGCTTCGAGACCACGCCCCTGTTCGACACCTGGATCAAACCTTTGCGCGGCACCGCCGTTTCGCAATTCCGTTTTTAA
- a CDS encoding thiazole synthase: MTQTVNNDPFILAGTSYQSRLLVGTGKYKDFDETRLAIEASGAEIVTVAIRRTNIGQNANEPNLLDYLPPSKYTLLPNTAGCYTADDAVRTLRLARELLDGHKLVKLEVLGDSGNLFPNMPETLKAAKTLVDEGFDVMVYCADDPIQARMLEDMGCVAIMPLASLIGSGMGIINPWNLRLIIDQSKVPVLVDAGVGTASDAAIAMELGCDGVLMNTAIAGARQPVMMASAMNLAVQAGRQAYLAGRVPRKYYDADPSSPTEGLIHSRT; this comes from the coding sequence ATGACCCAAACAGTGAACAACGACCCCTTTATCCTGGCCGGAACCAGCTACCAATCCCGGCTGCTGGTAGGCACCGGTAAATACAAAGATTTTGATGAAACTCGTCTGGCTATTGAAGCTAGCGGCGCTGAAATTGTGACCGTGGCCATTCGCCGCACCAATATCGGCCAGAACGCCAACGAGCCCAATCTGCTCGATTACCTGCCCCCTTCCAAATACACCCTGCTGCCCAACACCGCGGGTTGCTACACCGCCGATGACGCCGTACGTACCTTGCGTCTGGCTCGCGAGCTGCTGGACGGTCACAAGCTGGTCAAACTGGAAGTGCTGGGCGACTCCGGCAATCTGTTCCCCAATATGCCCGAAACCCTGAAAGCCGCCAAAACCCTGGTGGATGAAGGCTTTGATGTGATGGTGTATTGTGCCGACGACCCTATCCAGGCCCGCATGCTGGAAGACATGGGCTGTGTGGCCATCATGCCTTTGGCCTCGCTGATTGGCTCGGGCATGGGCATCATCAACCCCTGGAACCTGCGCCTGATTATTGATCAGAGCAAGGTGCCGGTGCTGGTGGATGCCGGTGTGGGTACCGCCTCGGATGCGGCCATTGCCATGGAACTGGGTTGCGATGGCGTCCTGATGAACACCGCCATTGCCGGTGCCCGTCAGCCTGTGATGATGGCCAGCGCCATGAATCTGGCGGTACAAGCCGGTCGCCAGGCATATCTGGCAGGCCGCGTGCCCCGCAAATACTACGATGCCGACCCCAGCTCCCCCACCGAAGGGCTGATTCACTCCCGTACCTGA